The Daucus carota subsp. sativus chromosome 9, DH1 v3.0, whole genome shotgun sequence genome window below encodes:
- the LOC108202371 gene encoding ankyrin repeat-containing protein ITN1-like has protein sequence MEDILWSCFRSCCIGLLLGPLALVVSLAALVGTPVVYLGVVVVKILNGLVEYISLDYNSIRRTSKQPEDVSVLDAFALPRDLMSDALYDAVTKDNIDVLKQMEGTFYVSRQRVRRQRTPTKNTVLHLACQYGSINCVKHLLTVHGSLIGKVNLRGDLALHLAARQGHYDVVVALIDAAKSSSQEPESACKKSITLIESQVRTQNLELETPLHDAVRYNHNNVVQLLVNEDPNDCYCQNKRKETPLYLASTRCYVDIITTILDTCGWSEIDHGPAGRTALHAVVLDDGKHDILRKSECVKLLMDKHRDLIHRRDDNGWTVFHYVACNDLYTIVENLVGKDKSVGYLRDNKYKRTALHVAAYKGNVRVMEKLLQYYPSCWDMVDKNGQNIMHIAVEQNRKEVIRYILSQGCKAYRNLLMQRDKDGNTPLHLITKLGCYVQELMDERTIDWEVLNGENGTPLDHLMHWGKETAPLTDQAMLRRTLVDANVKKHWHFLQALEEGYIQNEEDTKEVELYKRWISTHMVVAALITTVALTAGFAMPGGFDGNQGKAHGSAVLLRKTSFEGFIVTDTIALICSMSSLFLYFMTTMYEDVGRVRKLFFISVLLNTASIIAITVAFITGTYSVLDHSSALAISIIVISCSFLGIAFLVFVSMLITVIRILAADISVFAVLKYLK, from the exons ATGGAAGACATCTTGTGGTCTTGTTTTAGAAGTTGTTGTATAGGACTACTGTTGGGTCCATTGGCTTTAGTCGTATCCTTAGCTGCACTTGTAGGCACCCCTGTCGTATACTTGGGCGTAGTTGTAGTAAAAATCCTTAATGGCTTAGTTGAGTATATCAGTTTAGACTACAATTCCATCAGACGTACCTCTAAGCAGCCGGAGGATGTCTCTGTACTCGATGCATTTGCACTCCCACGAGATCTCATGAGTGATGCATTGTATGATGCTGTTACTAAGGATAACATTGATGTCCTCAAGCAGATGGAGGGAACTTTTTACGTCAGTCGTCAACGGGTCAGGCGTCAGCGGACTCCTACAAAGAACACGGTACTTCATCTTGCATGCCAATACGGGAGTATAAATTGTGTAAAACACCTTCTGACTGTCCATGGTTCACTAATCGGAAAGGTTAACTTAAGAGGTGATCTCGCGCTTCACCTGGCAGCAAGACAAGGACACTACGACGTGGTTGTAGCACTCATTGATGCAGCTAAGTCTTCCAGTCAAGAACCTGAATCTGCCTGCAAAAAGTCTATAACTCTGATAGAATCTCAGGTTCGAACACAAAATTTAGAGCTTGAAACTCCCTTGCACGATGCGGTACGGTACAATCACAACAACGTGGTTCAGCTTCTAGTAAATGAAGATCCAAATGACTGCTATTGTCAGAATAAGCGCAAGGAAACTCCACTCTACCTGGCTTCTACTAGGTGTTATGTTGACATAATTACAACAATTCTTGACACTTGTGGTTGGTCGGAGATTGACCATGGTCCTGCTGGAAGGACAGCTTTACATGCTGTAGTTTTAGACGATGGCAAACACG ATATTTTACGAAAATCAGAATGTGTGAAACTTCTGATGGATAAACATAGAGATCTTATACATAGACGAGATGATAATGGGTGGACAGTATTTCATTATGTGGCATGCAATGATCTTTATACAATAGTCGAAAATCTAGTAGGTAAAGACAAGTCTGTGGGGTACCTGCGGGATAATAAGTATAAGAGAACAGCTCTTCATGTAGCAGCATATAAAGGAAACGTCCGTGTGATGGAGAAACTTTTGCAATATTATCCATCTTGTTGGGATATGGTGGATAAAAATGGTCAAAATATAATGCACATCGCGGTGGAGCAAAACAGGAAAGAGGTGATTAGATATATTTTGTCACAAGGTTGTAAAGCATATCGTAACCTACTAATGCAGAGGGACAAAGATGGAAATACGCCGCTCCACCTGATCACCAAGTTGGGTTGTTATGTCCAGGAACTGATGGATGAAAGAACGATTGATTGGGAAGTACTGAATGGTGAAAATGGCACTCCCCTGGATCACCTAATGCATTGGGGAAAAGAGACTGCTCCTCTAACAGATCAG GCCATGCTTAGAAGAACACTTGTTGACGCCAATGTTAAAAAGCACTGGCACTTTTTGCAAGCACTTGAAGAGGGATATATACAAAATGAGGAGGATACTAAAGAAGTCGAATTGTATAAAAGATGGATCAGCACGCATATGGTAGTGGCTGCACTTATCACCACTGTAGCCTTGACAGCGGGTTTTGCAATGCCAGGCGGCTTTGATGGGAATCAAGGGAAGGCCCATGGATCCGCGGTCCTTTTAAGAAAGACAAGTTTCGAGGGGTTTATAGTAACAGATACAATAGCTCTGATATGTTCAATGTCTTCATTATTCCTCTACTTCATGACAACAATGTATGAAGATGTTGGGAGAGTAAGAAAATTGTTCTTCATATCTGTGCTGCTCAACACTGCTTCGATCATCGCAATAACGGTGGCTTTCATAACCGGGACATACTCTGTACTGGATCACTCATCAGCCCTTGCGATTAGTATTATTGTTATCTCTTGCTCATTCCTAGGCATTGCCTTTCTGGTATTCGTTAGCATGTTAATTACTGTAATTAGGATTCTTGCCGCAGACATTAGTGTTTTTGCGGTCTTGAAGTATCTAAAGTAA
- the LOC135149313 gene encoding protein ACCELERATED CELL DEATH 6-like, with translation MQRDKDGNTPLHLITKLGCYVQELMDERTIDWEVLNGENGTPLDHLMHWGKETAPLTDQAMLRRTLVDANVKKHWHFLQALEEGYIQNEEDTKEVELYKRWISIHMVVAALITTVALTAGFAMPGGFDGNQGKAQGSAVLLRKTSFEGFIVTDTIALICSMSSLFLYFMTTMYEDVGRVRKLFFISVLLNTASIITITVAFITGTYSVLDHSSALAISIIVISCSFLGIAFLVFVSMLITVIRILAADISVFAVLKYLK, from the exons ATGCAGAGGGACAAAGATGGAAATACGCCGCTCCACCTGATCACCAAGTTGGGTTGTTATGTCCAGGAACTGATGGATGAAAGAACGATTGATTGGGAAGTACTGAATGGTGAAAATGGCACTCCCCTGGATCACCTAATGCATTGGGGAAAAGAGACTGCTCCTCTAACAGATCAG GCCATGCTTAGAAGAACACTTGTTGACGCCAATGTTAAAAAGCACTGGCACTTCTTGCAAGCACTTGAAGAGGGATATATACAAAATGAGGAGGATACTAAAGAAGTCGAACTGTATAAAAGATGGATCAGCATTCATATGGTAGTGGCTGCACTCATCACCACTGTAGCCTTGACAGCCGGTTTTGCCATGCCAGGCGGCTTTGATGGGAATCAAGGGAAGGCCCAAGGATCCGCGGTCCTTTTAAGAAAGACAAGTTTCGAGGGGTTTATAGTAACAGATACAATAGCTCTGATATGTTCAATGTCTTCATTATTCCTCTACTTCATGACAACAATGTATGAAGATGTTGGGAGAGTAAGAAAATTGTTCTTCATATCTGTGCTGCTCAACACTGCTTCGATCATCACAATAACAGTGGCTTTCATAACCGGGACATACTCTGTACTGGATCACTCATCAGCCCTTGCGATTAGTATTATTGTTATCTCTTGCTCATTCCTAGGCATTGCCTTTCTGGTATTCGTTAGCATGTTAATTACTGTAATTAGGATTCTTGCCGCAGACATTAGTGTTTTTGCGGTCTTGAAGTATCTAAAGTAA
- the LOC108201705 gene encoding ankyrin repeat-containing protein ITN1-like — MVSCFRTVCILILAPPMGIIACSAALPGALIVYLGLLVLYILKRVVEYINIDYNSIRRTSKQQQEYASVLNKFVRPRNHMNAALHDAVCKDNIDVLKQMEASLSVRRQRTPTKNTVLHLACQYGSINCVKHLLSVHGSLIGKVNLRGDLALHLAARQGHYDVVVALIDAAKSSNQQESTSKASITLIQSQVRTQNLELETPLHDAVRNNHNSVVQLLVNEDPHDYHCQNKRKETPLYLASTRCYVDIITTILRTCGWSVIDHGPAGRTALHAVVLDDGKHDILRKSECVKLLTDKHKGLINRRDDNGWTVLHYVACNDLYTIVENLVGGHNSVGYLRDKKYKRTALHVAAHKGNVRVMEKLVQYFPDCWDMVDKNCQNIMHIAVEQDRKEVIRYILSQGCKAYRNLLMQRDKDGNTPLHLITKSGCYVQELMDERMIDWEVLNGENHTPLDHLIQWGKETAPLTDQAMLRRTLVNANVKKHWQFLQTLEEGYIQNEEDTKEVELYKRWISTHMVVAALITTVALTAGFAMPGGFDGNQGQSQGSAVLLIRKKSFEGFIVTDTIALICSMSSLFLYFMTTMYEDVGRVRKLFFISVLLNTASIITITVAFITGTYSVLDHSSALAISIIVIACSFLGIAFLVFVSMSITVTKILAADISVGTIMNYPIVTLLDFYKNVSES, encoded by the exons ATGGTGTCTTGTTTTAGAACTGTTTGTATACTAATACTGGCGCCTCCAATGGGTATAATCGCATGCTCCGCTGCACTTCCAGGTGCCCTGATCGTATACTTGGGTTTACTTGTACTATATATCCTTAAGCGCGTAGTTGAGTATATCAATATAGACTACAATTCGATCAGACGTACCTCTAAGCAGCAGCAGGAGTATGCCTCTGTACTCAATAAATTTGTACGCCCAAGAAATCACATGAATGCTGCATTGCATGATGCTGTTTGTAAGGATAACATTGATGTCCTCAAGCAGATGGAGGCAAGTCTTAGCGTCCGTCGTCAACGGACTCCTACAAAGAACACGGTACTTCATCTTGCATGCCAATATGGGAGTATAAATTGTGTAAAACACCTTCTGAGTGTCCATGGTTCACTAATTGGAAAGGTTAACTTAAGAGGTGATCTCGCGCTTCACCTAGCAGCAAGACAAGGACACTACGACGTGGTTGTAGCACTCATTGATGCAGCCAAGTCTTCCAATCAACAAGAATCTACCAGCAAAGCGTCTATAACTCTGATACAATCTCAGGTTCGAACACAAAATTTGGAGCTTGAAACTCCCTTGCACGATGCAGTACGGAACAATCACAACAGCGTGGTTCAGCTTCTAGTAAATGAAGATCCACATGACTACCATTGTCAGAATAAGCGAAAGGAAACTCCACTCTACCTGGCTTCTACTAGGTGTTATGTTGACATAATTACAACAATTCTTCGCACTTGTGGTTGGTCGGTGATTGACCATGGTCCTGCTGGAAGGACAGCTTTACATGCTGTAGTTTTAGACGATGGCAAACACG ATATTTTACGCAAATCCGAATGTGTGAAACTTCTAACGGATAAACATAAAGGTCTCATAAATAGACGAGATGATAACGGGTGGACAGTATTGCATTATGTGGCATGCAATGATCTTTATACCATAGTCGAAAATCTAGTCGGTGGACACAACTCTGTGGGGTACCTGCGGGATAAGAAGTATAAGAGAACAGCTCTTCATGTCGCAGCACATAAAGGAAACGTCCGTGTGATGGAGAAACTTGTGCAATATTTTCCAGATTGTTGGGATATGGTGGATAAAAATTGTCAAAATATAATGCACATCGCCGTGGAGCAAGACAGGAAAGAGGTGATTAGATATATTCTGTCGCAAGGTTGTAAAGCATATCGTAACCTACTAATGCAGAGGGACAAAGATGGTAATACGCCCCTCCACCTGATTACCAAGTCGGGTTGTTATGTCCAGGAACTGATGGATGAAAGAATGATTGATTGGGAAGTACTGAATGGAGAAAACCACACTCCCCTGGATCACCTAATACAGTGGGGAAAAGAGACTGCTCCTCTCACCGATCAG GCCATGCTTAGAAGAACACTTGTTAACGCCAATGTTAAAAAGCACTGGCAGTTTTTGCAAACACTTGAAGAGGGATATATACAAAATGAGGAGGATACTAAAGAAGTTGAACTGTATAAAAGATGGATCAGCACTCATATGGTAGTGGCTGCCCTCATCACCACTGTAGCCTTGACAGCGGGTTTTGCCATGCCAGGCGGCTTTGATGGGAATCAAGGACAGTCCCAAGGATCCGCGGTCCTTTTAATAAGGAAGAAAAGTTTTGAGGGGTTTATAGTAACAGATACAATAGCTCTGATTTGCTCAATGTCTTCATTATTCCTCTACTTCATGACAACAATGTATGAAGATGTTGGGAGAGTAAGAAAATTGTTCTTCATATCTGTGCTGCTCAACACTGCTTCGATCATCACAATAACAGTGGCTTTCATAACCGGGACATACTCTGTACTGGATCACTCATCAGCCCTTGCGATTAGTATTATTGTTATCGCTTGCTCATTCCTTGGCATTGCCTTTCTGGTATTCGTTAGCATGTCAATTACTGTAACTAAGATTCTTGCCGCAGACATTAGTGTTGGTACGATCATGAACTATCCAATTGTGACTTTAttggatttttataaaaatgtatcaGAATCTTGA